One Diospyros lotus cultivar Yz01 chromosome 1, ASM1463336v1, whole genome shotgun sequence genomic window carries:
- the LOC127812642 gene encoding transcription factor MYB17-like, with amino-acid sequence MYNTRSDFRERGREKEREMRQPAARVKGATSATTTTACCSKVGLKRGPWTPEEDELLSNYIKKEGEGRWRTLPKRAGLLRCGKSCRLRWMNYLRPSVKRGHISPDEEDLILRLHRLLGNRWSLIAGRIPGRTDNEIKNFWNTHLSKKLISQGIDPRTHRPLTNTTTSTSINHHHHEKPSSSSIPNNRIIMENPNPNNPAVATAAVSEEPATAGSGGVPLLAMRRAPATGEDGTTGGGVTNFQIINSDHQVSGGMMMGLNIGNASCSSNQQDDDDDDDDDSDTINYCTDDVLSSFLNSLINEDLFENQHHAQIQHHTTVPPSAAAAATFDPLISTTHQSVAFGAGWDAPIMFSSSDLNKTRDPKRLN; translated from the exons ATGTACAATACACGCAGCGAtttcagagagagagggagagagaaagagagagagatgaggcaaCCAGCAGCGAGGGTAAAGGGAGCGACGTCGGCGACAACGACGACGGCGTGCTGCAGCAAGGTGGGGCTGAAGAGGGGGCCATGGACGCCGGAGGAGGACGAGCTGTTGTCGAACTACATAAAGAAGGAAGGGGAGGGCCGGTGGCGTACGCTGCCGAAGCGAGCTGGGCTTCTGCGCTGCGGGAAGAGCTGCCGCCTCCGGTGGATGAATTATCTCCGCCCTTCCGTCAAGCGAGGCCACATCTCCCCCGACGAGGAGGATCTCATTCTCCGCCTCCACCGCCTCCTCGGAAACAG GTGGTCTCTAATAGCTGGGAGAATTCCAGGGCGTACTGACAACGAGATAAAGAACTTCTGGAACACTCATCTTAGCAAGAAGCTCATCAGCCAAGGGATAGATCCCAGAACTCACAGGCCACTCACTAATACTACTACTAGTACTAGtattaatcatcatcatcatgagaaaccctcttcttcttccatacCCAATAATCGCATCATCATggaaaaccctaaccctaataATCCTGCTGTTGCCACTGCTGCGGTCTCGGAAGAGCCCGCTACAGCTGGTAGTGGAGGAGTTCCTCTTCTTGCCATGAGAAGGGCTCCTGCTACTGGCGAAGATGGCACTACTGGTGGGGGGGTGACCAATTTCCAGATCATCAATTCTGATCATCAAGTTTCTGGAGGGATGATGATGGGTTTGAATATTGGAAACGCTAGCTGCAGCAGCAATCAacaggatgatgatgatgatgatgatgatgatagtgATACTATTAACTATTGCACCGATGATGTGCTGTCTTCCTTCTTGAATTCACTTATCAACGAGGACCTCTTCGAAAATCAACACCATGCCCAAATTCAGCACCATACTACTGTGCCTccttctgctgctgctgctgctactttTGATCCATTGATCTCCACTACTCATCAGTCTGTCGCCTTTGGTGCCGGATGGGATGCCCCAATCATGTTCTCCTCCTCAGACCTCAACAAAACTCGTGATCCCAAGCGCTTGAATTAA